The DNA segment ACTCCAGGATCTTGGTGACCACGCCGGCGCCCACGGTCCGCCCACCCTCACGGATGGCAAACCGCAAACCCTCCTCCAACGCCACCGGCTTGATCAGCTCCACCGTAAACGTCACGTTGTCCCCAGGCATCACCATCTCCACCCCCGCCGGCAGCTCCACCACCCCGGTCACATCCGTGGTCCGAAAGTAAAACTGCGGCCGGTACCCAGAAAAAAACCCCGTGTGCCGGCCACCCTCCTCCTTCTTCAAGATGTACACCGAGGCCTCAAACTTCGTGTGCGGGGTAATGCTCCCAGGCTTCGCCAGCACCTGCCCCCGCTCCACCTCCTCCCGGCTTACCCCCCGAAGCAGCAACCCCACGTTGTCCCCAGCTATACCCTCCGAAAGCGTCTTACGGTGCATCTCCACACCCGTCACCACCGTCTTCCGCGTCTCCGGAGCTAAGCCCACAATCTCCACCTCGTCCCCAACCTTCACCTTCCCCCGCTCAATCCGTCCCGTGGCCACCGTCCCACGCCCCGTAATCGTAAACACGTCCTCCACAGGCATCAAGAACGGCTTGTCCACATCCCGCACCGGCGTGGGTATGTACTCGTCAATGGCGTCCAAAAGCTCCCAAATCTTGTCCACCCACTCGTTCTCCCCACGCCTCGTCTTCGGGTTCCGGTGCATCTCTTCCAGCGCCAACAACGCGCTCCCCCGGATCACCGGCACCTCGTCCCCAGGAAACTCGTACTGGTTCAGAAGGTCCCGCACCTCCATCTCCACCAGGTCCAAAAGCTCCGGGTCGTCCACCATGTCCACCTTGTTCATGAACACCACGATGTACGGCACCCCCACCTGGCGAGCCAAAAGGATGTGCTCCCGCGTCTGCGGCATCGGACCGTCCGCCGCCGATACCACCAAAATCGCCCCGTCCATCTGCGCCGCACCCGTGATCATGTTCTTGATGTAGTCCGCGTGCCCAGGACAGTCCACGTGGGAATAGTGCCGCTTCGCCGTCTCGTATTCCACATGCGCCGTGTTGATCGTAATCCCCCGCGCACGCTCCTCCGGCGCCTTATCAATCTCCCCGTAGTCCTTCACCTCCACATTCGGGTTCTCCGCCGCCGCCACAAACGTCAACGCCGCAGTCAGCGTCGTCTTCCCGTGGTCCACGTGCCCAATCGTCCCCACGTTCACGTGAGGCTTCGTACGGATAAACTCGCCCTTGGCCAT comes from the Thermus caldifontis genome and includes:
- the tuf gene encoding elongation factor Tu produces the protein MAKGEFIRTKPHVNVGTIGHVDHGKTTLTAALTFVAAAENPNVEVKDYGEIDKAPEERARGITINTAHVEYETAKRHYSHVDCPGHADYIKNMITGAAQMDGAILVVSAADGPMPQTREHILLARQVGVPYIVVFMNKVDMVDDPELLDLVEMEVRDLLNQYEFPGDEVPVIRGSALLALEEMHRNPKTRRGENEWVDKIWELLDAIDEYIPTPVRDVDKPFLMPVEDVFTITGRGTVATGRIERGKVKVGDEVEIVGLAPETRKTVVTGVEMHRKTLSEGIAGDNVGLLLRGVSREEVERGQVLAKPGSITPHTKFEASVYILKKEEGGRHTGFFSGYRPQFYFRTTDVTGVVELPAGVEMVMPGDNVTFTVELIKPVALEEGLRFAIREGGRTVGAGVVTKILE